A region of Pseudoalteromonas aliena SW19 DNA encodes the following proteins:
- a CDS encoding PilZ domain-containing protein — translation MNSERLGEFEQYFQINESIRVNLFAVSNDEVPQSQLELEDDIPPLFRLANEVSELEQSSLRPLRNLGDIAQELATFLQAQSRKIDLIMSHILASEQAQDNAIQCDSYGGGGIRFTSPDVHPIGQAFRTKLFLHHEASAVYCYTEVVAIEKQESEHYQYTMLFTAIRATDQELIVRASLHAQTRQLKKRQEPEPNQADLNSDN, via the coding sequence ATGAATAGTGAAAGATTAGGTGAATTTGAGCAGTACTTTCAAATAAATGAAAGTATAAGAGTGAATCTATTCGCTGTATCGAATGATGAAGTGCCTCAATCGCAACTTGAATTAGAAGACGACATACCCCCACTATTTAGACTCGCTAACGAAGTCAGTGAACTTGAACAAAGCTCTTTACGCCCACTGCGTAACTTAGGCGATATAGCACAAGAGCTAGCTACTTTTTTGCAGGCGCAGTCACGTAAAATTGATTTAATAATGAGCCATATTTTAGCCTCAGAGCAAGCACAAGATAACGCTATACAATGTGATAGCTACGGCGGTGGCGGTATTCGTTTTACCTCACCAGATGTACACCCTATTGGTCAAGCATTTAGAACTAAGCTCTTTTTACATCACGAAGCCTCGGCTGTTTATTGTTACACCGAAGTGGTTGCCATAGAAAAGCAAGAGAGTGAGCATTATCAATACACCATGCTATTTACTGCCATTAGAGCAACCGATCAAGAGCTTATTGTTAGAGCGAGTTTACATGCGCAGACTCGTCAGCTTAAAAAACGCCAAGAACCCGAACCAAACCAAGCCGACCTAAACAGTGATAATTAG